The DNA sequence AAAGATGAGCAGATTATACTGAAACCTTTCAAACAGTTGGCTGGTAGCTTGAAAAAATATGCAAAAAAAGGAAGAATTGAAAAAGTGATACAGGAGGAAAAAAAGGCATTTAGAGAGGCATTAATTGAAAAACATAAAAGTGATTGATGCAAATATAATACTAAGATACTTACTTGATGATAATGAGGAGTTATCAAGGAAAGCCAGAGATTTGGTAGATCAAGCGATAGGCTTAAAGATAGAAATCTTGATAAAAGAGATTGTGATTGCTGAAGTTGTTTATGTTCTTGAAAAGTTTTATAAGGTGAACAGAAAAGAGATAGCAGATGTATTAGAGAGACTTATTTCTTTAAGGGGTATAAAAACTGAAAATAAGGAATTTGTAAAAAGAGCATTAAAAATTTATTCAGAAAAAAAGCTTGATTTTGTAGATTGTATTCTTTGTGCAATGGGGGAAGATTACCATATAGAAACTTTTGATAAAAAGTTAAAAAGGTGTATATCGGGTTAAACAGAAGGGATAAAAATGATACTTGATTTACTTCAGAACTCTTTTAACAAAGACAAATTTGTAAAATTTATCCGATTGATCACAAAAAATTTTAAGCATTTAGATGAGCATCTTGAAGGGATTGAGAATGAAAACTACACAGTTTTTCCAGTATCATCATTTAAAGATAATTAATGATCTAAATTTCCAGATAATTTTAA is a window from the Persephonella sp. genome containing:
- a CDS encoding AbrB/MazE/SpoVT family DNA-binding domain-containing protein encodes the protein MFITKMTKKGQITIPAEYRKKLKAEYYTVEIKDEQIILKPFKQLAGSLKKYAKKGRIEKVIQEEKKAFREALIEKHKSD
- a CDS encoding type II toxin-antitoxin system VapC family toxin, with protein sequence MKNIKVIDANIILRYLLDDNEELSRKARDLVDQAIGLKIEILIKEIVIAEVVYVLEKFYKVNRKEIADVLERLISLRGIKTENKEFVKRALKIYSEKKLDFVDCILCAMGEDYHIETFDKKLKRCISG